The Acidobacteriota bacterium genome includes the window GCGGGAGGCCCGGGAGCCGTGGGTCTGTTTCGACATCGCGGATCGCCGCTACGGGCTACCGGTGCAGGTGGTGCAGGAGGTTCTGAGGGTCGACTCCATCACTCGGGTCCCCCACGCTCCCCAGGGCATTCGCGGGGTGACCAATATGCGCGGCCGGGTGCTGCCGGTGGTGGATCTGCGTTTGCGGCTGGGCTTTCCGGAGCAGCAGGTCGCCGGTGCCAGCCGCATCCTGGTGGCCCTCGCCGCTGCCGGCCCGGTGGGATTGTTGGTGGACGCGGTGGAACAAATGCTGGCTATCGCCGCCAGCGAGCACCAGGAACCGCCGGCGGAGATGCGTCAGGAGGAGCAGAGTGCCGCTTTGGCGATGGTGGATCCCGGCGATCAGCCTCTGCTCCTGCTCGACCTGGAGCGCCTCCTGGAACCCATCGCCGCCGCCAGCCTGGCCCGATCCGTCAGCTCCGCTTCCGGCGAGGATGCTCCGTCCGCTGCCGGCGCCTGAT containing:
- a CDS encoding chemotaxis protein CheW codes for the protein REAREPWVCFDIADRRYGLPVQVVQEVLRVDSITRVPHAPQGIRGVTNMRGRVLPVVDLRLRLGFPEQQVAGASRILVALAAAGPVGLLVDAVEQMLAIAASEHQEPPAEMRQEEQSAALAMVDPGDQPLLLLDLERLLEPIAAASLARSVSSASGEDAPSAAGA